Genomic segment of Salvia splendens isolate huo1 chromosome 12, SspV2, whole genome shotgun sequence:
CCCGCCATTTGCATCAATTAATCAACGTTCAATACCGACAACTAAGACACCAAGTCACAAACCCATATGAAAAAACAAAATCTACACAAAAAGTATACTATTGTAAAGGCAATTAACCGACGTGCATCACTTAGCTAAGCAAAATGCTAAGTGTTGTCtatataacttttttttaccTGCGCTGATTTTATAATAATGGATCTTGGCTAGCCTAATGGTTTGATGGCTAtcggttttggttttggttatTGTTATTCATTATAaccagttttattttattttgtattttctttttgtttttgtaaattTCGTTTTagcaaatttaaaaaattttctaaaattataatACTTCCTCTATAAACCAATTGCTGCGAGCATCCAACACCCACCCGCAAAGTAGAAGAAAACATTTTAATCAAACGTAAACTACGATAATCTTGAAAAGGTTCATAAAGTTGAAGAGATTCAAAGCCTAAACGACATTCAACAAAAGTATGATTATCTAAGAGATTAAGCTAGAAATATCCAAATCATCAAGcaactaaaataatttaaatcccaAAAGTAAAGGCGaaacggaaatgtaaattgtttctcgCTCCTAAGAGTGACAAGAAGTGTTGAACTAGCTAACAGACGACAGGCTCAATGTTTTCCCTCTCCTCTAGCGATGGAGGTTGAAGGCTTCAAGTATGGAGTGAGAACCAAGTGGAATGAGAGATCATTTCTTTGTGGTAAGTCCTTCTATCTATAATGTGGCTTGGCTTCAATCCCTAGTGATATTTTCTCCCTATCTCCCTATCAAACTGACTagtaaccaatgcatgaaacatGCCTTATCAAAAGGCATATGCAATTAGATCTAATCACATTAATAAATGTCCTCTCTCGACCCCTACCTGCCTAACACGTGGCATTCTTGATAACGATGTAGATCAAATCTATTTGTCCAAAGGTTGACAGACCCCAGGCTTAAAACCCATCAATTTATTCTTTAGAATTTTTATATTCAGAAAATTATTAGCTTTAAACGCTGTTTGTGTGGATCATAGTACAAAGGCATATGCAATTAAATCGAATTACGGAAAAATAGTATTCAAAATTTTGAGCTCGAAACTTTTAGGGCTCGGCTTACATTAATAAATGTCCTCCCTTGCCGCAACTTGCCTATGCACACGAGGCATTCTACATTAAAGATGCAAGTCTAAGGGTTATGCAATTAATTATTAGCTTTTTTAGTCTAACGGTTGGTCCAAGGGTTGACCAACCGTTCTTAAGACCCCaccaattaattatttataatttctatattaataattattagcTTTTTTAGTAGTTTATGTAAATCTTTGTGGATAGGGTTATGCAATTAAATCGAATctcataaaatatactccctccgtcccggactacttgcacttatttcatttctgggcgtcccaagttatttgcactatttccatttttagtaaaaaatttcacctacagccgtaatatttgactttgctatacactcattccttaatctctgtgccgaaaatgaaacgtgcgagtagtacgggacggagggagtatattttttaatttcgaGCTTGAAACTTATACTGTTCGCTTACATTAGTAAATGTCATCCCTTAACCCCTACATTCCTATGCATACGCGTCATTCTACATCAATAATGTACATAAATTCTATCGGTCCATGGGTTGACCAACCCCGGACTTGAGAACCCACCAATTAATTCTTctaaaatttctatatttataaaattattaactGCTTTTAGTAGTTAGTGTGAGTCGTTGTACAAAGGCATATGCAATTAAATCGAATCTCATAAAATATAGCTTTTCAAAATTTCGACCTCGGAACTCTTAAAGTTAGGTTACATTAATAAATTTCCTCACTGGACCCCTATCTGCTTGTGCACAGTTGGCATTCTCGATCAACAATGTAGATCAAATCTATCAGTCCAAGGGTTAACTAACGACTCGGCTTTAAGACTCCACCAATTAATTctagaattttttatttataaaaatcataagCTTTATACAGAGTTTACGTGGATTCATACTACAAAGGCTTATTGAATTAAATCATCATTTCAGACAAtgtagtttttaaaatttgagcTCGAAACTTTTTAGGGTTCGGCTTACATAATAAACTTCCCGCGCAAGTGGGGTGCGAGACGGGGGGAGGCAATCTTCACCTAAGCGATGCCGAGGATCACGCAAAGAACAAAGAGCAACAAATCATCCAATGTCAGGCAGGGCCTTCATCCCCTTCGGGTAAGTACCCCATCTCTTAATCATATCTTACAATATCATgatttggaacgtgagggggatcgcaaatgcgtcaacccaacacgtattgaaaagattgattaaatgtcataatgtgttatttcttgcaatatgGAACCACTTACAACCCATGATCCGGTCCGGTTCTCCAAGGCCGTGGGGCTGCCCTTCATCGGCTCGAACACAAGCGGCAAGATTTGGTTGTTTGCAGAAGAAGGCTCTACTTTTGATGTTGATTGATACGTAAGACCTCTTTAAGCTTACGAATACCAAGGCCCCCTTCGGCTGTGGGTAGTCAAACCTGGTCCCAGCCGatccagtgcgtccttttcttctcattactcgATCCCTAGAAGAAGCGGCCATTTGTTGATCTAACTGCTTGAGGGCACCACCCGTTGGCTTGATCGCTTGGAAGATGATGGaggtacacccaagctgatcaacaaggacaagaagatggatccattaatcattcaaagtggaccaattacaagagctagagctaagaagataaaggagtccatgatgcttttagttgatgaaataaaagcccaattccaagaccattcaacattggcccaaatggtgaatattattcaagttagtgggcagcccaatgcatgaagttttgagtcaatatatatcacattttggaggcccaaattgaagataaatgatgcattttcgtccaagttggagcagcaaaaatgaagagtcatttttaagttactttttgagttaaataagtgactttagatgtcctaaagtcacaccaatagttaggagttacttttcacttattatgagtcattctaaggtcttaagttgtactaatgatatgagacttcaagagtccattctagcctataaataggcttgtaagcatgtcatttgaggacatcattgatcaaatacgaaaatagagtttgtcttgtgagttgaattctctttgtagagtttttcacttgtttggaacttatcaagatactttgagcaagttcttgtggcgttcatccataccgaggttcttggctgattacatagccaacgggtcgaggttttccagctctggaagtggatcaaccagattatcaatcaaggaaatccgctgccaatcattatacgtggggttcttggatcaatatatccaacgggtccttcgtcgtatcccaatccatatcatttggtatcacgagccaactggtattgatctatccatagctttatcttacattgtttatctttcatatccttgaaaaaaaaatccaaaaaaaaaaaaaaatccaaaaaaaaatccgaaaaaaaaatcagaaaaaaattcgaaaaaaaaaatccaaaaaaaaaatccgaaaaaaaaaaaaccccaatacgtatttcacctcatattttcttgaccatttcctttcatccttcattcaagggctgaagtttggttggtcgttattagttcttgttttgtttttgatttgtttttttacttgtgttatctttgacaaaagagaaagagtggtaaaaggcttgagtggtgaggttatttgaggggaggtaaaagccaacgagtgatatacacgagtgttttgtgaggtttaattttgtgtgatacacgagtgaactgtgaggatggattctactgacgatcatattccagttgatcctacgttgaaagccatgcaacaacaatttgcaaggtttgcacggattctggaaagtgtttcagggcggttggagaggctagaagttcaggcaacaaatgaaaataataacgaggaggaagagagtggaggagaagatgatgcttcatataggcatcgaaatgagagacgagggaaacggtagaagagggcgtacaaatgaagtggatggtgatttgagaagcatcaaactgaagatccaacattccaaggaaggagtgactccgaagcttatttggagtgggagagaaaggtggatctcatctttgaatgtcacaactattccgaggagaaaaaaggttagacttgctgctattgaattcactgactatgctatagtttggtgggatcaattgacaaccaGTACAAGGCGATACGGAGGAAGAtcagtttcgacttgggaagaaatgaaaagcataatgcgtaagagatttgtaccttctcattattttcgtgaattgtatcaaaattacaatctatgaaacaaggtactaaatctgttgatgagtactacaaagacatggagattgccatgattagggcaaatgtttgaagaagatagagaagcaactatggctcgattcttatgtgggctgaatagggagattgcaaacattgtggagcttcaacactatgtggagttggaggacatggttcatatggccatgaaggtggagggacaattgaagaagaagggaacatccaaaagaattttcaacaagttctcattcttcaagacaaaagagtggacttcaaccaaacccaattttggggcaggttctaaaccccaaaatgaggcgtcgacatccaagtccaaagaatttgagaagggtaaaaggtaatttctacttctacttctactcgaatagagatatcaaatgttttcgttgtcaaggtgttggacacattgcatctcaatgtccaaacaaaagggtgatgattttgaagccaaatggagagatagaatctgaaagtgaacgtgaagatgatgatgaggaggaggaggataaacaattggaggagattgaaccagaacatggagaacttttggtggttcgaagggctctaaacatgcaaaacagaaacgatgatcagcaaagggagaacatcttccacacaaggtgtttggtccaaggtaaacttgcataatgattattgatggtggtagttgtgcaaacgttgcaagttctgaaatggtggaaaagttgagcttaacaacggaaaaacatcctaatccgtaacaagctacaatggcttaatgaatgtggagaaattcgagtgactaagcgagttctaatttcgttttcaattggcaattataaagatgatgttctttgcgatgttgtgccaatgcatgctagtcacattcttttggggaggccatggcagtttgatcgtagagtgacttatgatggatttcacaaccactacaccttcaagcacaacaacaagtctattatgcttGTGTCTTTaacacctcaacaagttcaagaggaccaacagaaattgtcacaagcaaggagagctcgtgaggttgagaggaaaagaagtgagagcattgaaaaagagtcgagtgaaaaaaagagtcgagagaaaagtaagaatgagaggaaaaaaggtgagggcattgaaaaagagtcaagtgaaaagagtccgaatgaaaaaaagaacttttatgtgggagcaagagaaataaagagtgcaatagttgaaaaaaagagtgttttcatcttagtgtacaaacagtctttgtttaccactaacgaattaaccacttctttgccaagtgcttttgtgtctcttttacaggaATTCGAAGATGTTTTTcccgtggaagaatcaagtggattaccgccattaagaggtattgaacaccaaattgaccttattcccggggcagttctaccaaatcgaccagcctatagagccaatcccgaagagactaaggaaattcaaaggcaagtgcaagagttgttggacaatggaaaatccgtgagagcatgagtccatgtgctgttcggtaattgttgtttctaagaaagatggatcatggaggatgtgcatcgactgccgagcaatcaacaaaatcacggtaaagtatcgctatcttattcctaggctagatgatatgcttgatgaattgcatggttctgttgtgtttagtaagatcgatttgaaaagtggttatcatcaaattcgaattagagaaggagacgaatggaaaacagcctttaaaacaaaattggtctatatgagtggttagtaatgcctttggtttaactaatgcaccaagtactttcatgaggttgatgcaccatgttttgagaaaattcattggaaaatttgtggttgtttattttgatgatattcttgtctatagcaaaaatgtgaatgaacatcttaaccatgtgcgtgcagtttggataccttacgaaaagaaatcattgtatgcaaatctcaaaagtgttctttttgcatggataaagttgtttttctgggtttgttataagtgctaatgggattgaaatggagaaagagaaggtgaaagctattttagaatggccaattcctcaaatgtagcacaagttagaagttttcatggtcttgctagtttttataggaggtttgtcaaggattttagtacaattgctgcacctttgaatgaaattgtgaaaaaggatgtttgttttattgggggagaaaaacaagaacatgcttttaatctccttaaagaaaaacttacaactgcaccaattctttctttgcctaactttgataacatgtttgagcttgaatgtgatgcatctggggtaggcataggagctgttttgttgcaggatagGAAGCCAATCGCGtactttagcgaaaagttgaaaggagctcaattgaactatccaacgtatgacaaggagttatatgctttggttagagctttggaaacatggcagcattacttgtggcctagagagtttgtaattcacacggatcatgaatctctcaagtacttgaaaggtcaaggtaagcttagcaagagacatgttaagtgggtggaattcattgaatcatttccctatgtaatcaaatacaaaaagggaaaagaaaatattgtggctgatgcattatctcggaggtacattttgatcactactttgagttctaagttgcttggttttgagttgattaaggaaatgtatgataatgacccggacttttcttctatctatttagcttgtgagcatgctgcatttgacaagttctataggcaatgatggctatttgtttagagaaaacaaaattatgcattcctaaaggttctatgcgtgaattgcttgtgcgtgaagctcatggtggtggtttaatgggtcattttggagtccataagacaatgaATGTTTTGcttgaacatttcttttggcctaaaatgcgtgtggatgttgaaagaatttgtaaaagatgcataacttgcatgcaagccaagtctaaatcacacccacatggtttgtacaaaccgttaccaattcctagtgcaccttgggaggatatttcaatggactttgttgttggtttgccaagaacaaaaagaggtagagattcagtttttgtggttgttgataggttttcaaaatggcacattttattccatgtcacaaaactgatgatgcatctcatatcgctgatttgttctttaaagaaattgtccgtttgcatggtgttcctagatcaattgtgagtgatcgagatgctaaatttgtgagtcatttttggcgagtgttgtggaataagttgggaactaaactcttgttttctactacttgtcatccacaaactgatggacaactgaagtagttaataggactttgtctcaattactacgaactttagttaaaaagaacttgaaagttgggaggaatgcttaccttttgctgagtttgcttataatcgaagtgtcCATTCTGCTACTAATCTTTTccccatttgaagttgtgtatggtttcaatccattgagtccactagatttgattccaatacctattgaagatcgtgcaagtcttgatggaaaagctaaggctgaaatggtgaaaagattgcatgaaagggtaagactcaacattgaaaagaggacagaacaatatgcaaagcaagccaacaagggtcggaaacaagtcatctttgagccgggagattgggtttggttgcatatgagaaaggagagatttccttcgaaaagaaagtccaagttgcagccaagaggagatggaccattccaagtgattggaaaagtcaatgataatgcttacaaacttgacttacctggtgagtttaatgtaagtgctactttcaatgtttctgatttatctccttatgttggtgaattagattcgaggacgaatcctcttgaagaagaagggaatgatggaggtacacccaagctgatcaacaaggacaagaagatggatccattaatcattcaaagtggaccaattacaagagctagagctaagaagataaaggagtccatgatgcttttagttgatgaaataaaagcccaattccaagaccattcaacattgggccaaatggtgaatattattcaagttagtgggcagcccaatgcatgaagttttgagtcaatatatatcacattttggaggcccaaattgaagataaatgatgcattttcgtccaagttggagcagcaaaaatgaagagccatttttaagttactttttgagttaaataagtgactttagatgtcctaaagtcacaccaatagttaggagttacttttcacttattatgagtcattctaaaggtcttaagttgtactaatgatatgagactttcaagagtccattctagcctataaataggcttgtaagcatgtcatttgaggacatcattgatcaaatacgaaaatagagtttgtcttgtgagttgaattctctttgtagagtttttcacttgtttggaacttatcaagatactttgagcaagttcttgtggcgttcaaccataccgaggttcttggctgattacatagccaacgggtcgaggttttccaagctctggaagtggatcaaaccagattatcaatcaaggaaatccgctgccaatcattatacgtggggttcttggatcaatatatccaacgggtccttcgtcgtatcccaatccatatcataggtggtgacttcaacaccattctatccCAGCAGGATAGAACTGGGAGCGACACCAACTGGCAGGCCGAGATGGTCAATTTTGCGGAGGCAATTGAGGATTGCCAACTCGTGGACCCAGGGTTCGATGGGGCGGAATTTACTTGGGCAAAAAACGGTCTATTTGAACGGCAGGATACAGTGCTTGTTAATGAGGCTTGGACTAGGGTCTTCGAGGCCACCCGAGTAACGAACCTCCCACGGATCGCCTCGGACCACGGACCAGTCCTAGCACGATGCAAAATGTCGGACATTGCCATCGGGGGgaaggcattcaggttccagaacatgtggatccgacatgagaGATTTTTGGCTGTAGTTAAGAATGCATGGGAAGAGCCCACTGGGGCGGGCGGCCTTCTTAACATCCAAATTAAACATTCCAGAGTTAAAAGAGCActaaaggagtggaacaaagaggttttcggGACCTTTtgagagaagctcctccttctctctaaaatactCCACCCTATTGTCCCACCTTTGACCTCCGCCGCCAACCTCCAACCACCACCTCGCCACCCGACGACATTAGCCGACCCCAGCCACGCACCACTCCCTCCTCCGACGGTTCTTCACCTTTCATCACCCTCCTTGGTGGTTGTCCCCAATCCCCCGAACCGGCTGATCCTCACAAGAGCTTGTCCACTCGCATCTACGCCGGTCTTTGCTCCACGACCGGACATGCCGGACCCCCAACCGGACCCCGAACCTGCTCCCGAGGAAGCGCGCAAACTCACGGACCAGCAAATGGTCTTTCGGTCCCCCGAGGAGGAGCTACCCAAACCTCCGACTAAAGCCATGAAAGTGAAGGAGAGCAAGGCGAGGTACAAGGCCCGCAAGAATACTCCGGCTCCTCCTTCGAAGGAAGATGGCCGGAAACGCTTCATCCTCTCCCCACTCCCAGAGGATAAACAACTACGAAAGAAACTTTCTTTTGGTGATGAAGATGGCGCCTTCGCCAGAAATCTCAAGTGCAAAACGGTCATCTTCCCCGCGAGCTCCGGCCAACCCGCAAGTGATAACCAACCGCCGGACAAGCCCCCTCCATGCCCCAATGCCGAAAGTGAAAGAATGCGCATCAAGGCCCACGCCGACGCTGATTCGGCCATGGGTGGCTCAGCCGCCGGCCATGAGTCCGACGGTGTTGGGGGGGTCATCGCCGATGGTGGGGACTCCAGCCTCCATGATGTGCGAGTGGTGAGAGATGGTCCTAGAATAGGACAGGGAGCTTTGGAGGCcgagatagtcaacttgcccgaattggCCACACCAACACTTCCACCCTTCGAAAGTCAATTGGCGCTTTGCCAAGCTGGGACATCACGTGCTGCTGGTCCACAAGGAGCcgttgaagccttaaaaccaccATATATGACGTCCTTTTTGCAGCAAGGCAAGTTACCCAATTCAGCTATAGGGACAAAACTAACTTCCGAAAGTGCTTTTGTGCCTTTCCACACCAAAGGTTCACGTGAACCCATCGAAGTTGAGAACCCTAAGCTACCAAAGGAGGCGAAGCTCATCCACCTAGCCGCTTTGGACTCGGCGGAAATGATGAGCCATACAATACTCGCCAGCCGAGAATTGAACCAGCAATGCCTTCGAGTGTGGCGACACACAACCCATCGTATGAGGATTTTCCCCCCCGTGGAAAAGGTAGGACACTCAAAATACGATACACCTTTGAAGCCAGAAAGTCACGCCGAAGGGACGCTCAACTTGGGGTTCGGACGAAGTGGGGAAACCAACTGCTACAAAGCGCCGGTACAAGTGTTAACCCTCCCTTGGCCGAGATGAACCTTTGATCGGATCCTTGTCGTTCATGGCTTCATCGGGAGGCCGGGCCGTCCCCATCTCCATCTCGTTCCTCGCCGGATCCTTCGCATGCATGCCCGCGGCCGAGGATGTGGTCAAGTCTCGGAGGGGGTTTTGGGTAGATTTGGTCATCGGCCAGCCCGGCTTCGTTAGGGTAGCTCCGTCTTCGAATGAAGCTTGGATTTTCCGAGTCCTTCCTTTCTCTAGAGGTGGAAAATCTTCCAATGATGGGCCAATCTCCAAGTAAGGCATATGTGGTTCGGTGTCTTTGTCTGTCCCATTTGTAACGAGGTCGACTCTTGGCATATTAGCCTTGACATGACCGGTCGAGCGCTCACCTCGTGGCTGGTCGAGGGAGCTCCGGGTTGGTTCGGCGGCCAAGGTCGTGTGTTGGGGATGGAAGAACCGAGCAATGAAAACAACTCGACGGGATTGGGTGTAGTGGTGCGGTGGCCGAAGGGTTGTGGCCGACGGGTTGTGGGGGTAAGAGGAGGAATGTGGAGGACGGCGTGGAGAGGGTTGCGGCGGCTGGTCGTGGAATTATGGAAGGGCGGTG
This window contains:
- the LOC121757873 gene encoding uncharacterized protein LOC121757873, with protein sequence MVNFAEAIEDCQLVDPGFDGAEFTWAKNGLFERQDTVLVNEAWTRVFEATRVTNLPRIASDHGPVLARCKMSDIAIGGKAFRFQNMWIRHERFLAVVKNAWEEPTGAGGLLNIQIKHSRVKRALKEWNKEVFGTF